The Chiroxiphia lanceolata isolate bChiLan1 chromosome 4, bChiLan1.pri, whole genome shotgun sequence genome contains a region encoding:
- the PRKG2 gene encoding cGMP-dependent protein kinase 2 isoform X3, with amino-acid sequence MIELKEKVAQFPPSPFKNLEVVTTLGVGGFGRVELVKVKNENMAFAMKCIKKKHVVDTKQQEHIYSEKKILEQICSPFIVKLYRTFKDNKYVYMLLEACLGGELWSLLRDRGSFDEFTTKFCVGCVTEAFDYLHHIGIIYRDLKPENLILDAEGYIKLVDFGFAKKIGSGQKTWTFCGTPEYVAPEVILSKGHDFSVDFWSLGILVYELLTGSPPFSGADQMMTYNLILKGIEKLDFPKTITRRPEDLIRRLCRQNPTERLGNLRNGINDIKKHRWLSGFNWDSLKVRKLTSPLKRELSGPTDYSYFDSYPPEEGTPPDELSGWDKDF; translated from the exons ATGATagagctgaaggagaaagtAGCCCAgttccctccttccccattCAAGAATTTAGAAGTTGTCACAACTCTGGGTGTTGGTGGGTTCGGAAGGGTTGAGCTT gttaaagtgaaaaatgagaACATGGCTTTTGCTATGAAGTGTATAAAGAAGAAACATGTAGTGGACACCAAACAACAAGAGCATATctattctgaaaagaaaatccttgaGCAGATATGTTCTCCTTTCATTGTAAA ACTATATCGCACATTCAAAGATAATAAGTATGTATACATGCTTCTGGAGGCTTGCCTTGGAGGGGAATTGTGGAGCTTGCTGAGAGACAG AGGCAGCTTTGATGAATTCACCACCAAGTTCTGTGTTGGGTGTGTGACAGAGGCTTTTGACTATCTACATCACATAGGAATAATCTACAGAGACCTGAAGCCAGAAAACTTAATTTTGGATGCTGAAGGATATATAAAACTG GTTGATTTTGGATTTGCAAAGAAGATTGGATCAGGGCAGAAAACCTGGACGTTTTGTGGAACCCCTGAGTATGTTGCTCCTGAAGTCATACTGAGTAAAGGCCATGACTTTAGTGTGGATTTTTGGTCCCTTGGGATTCTTGTGTATGAACTCCTTACTGGCAG TCCACCATTCTCTGGGGCTGATCAAATGATGACGTATAATTTGATTCTCAAAGGCATTGAGAAGCTGGATTTTCCTAAAACAATAACAAGGCGGCCTGAGGATTTGATCCGAAGACTCTGCAG GCAAAACCCTACAGAAAGATTAGGCAATTTGAGAAACGGAATTAATGACATCAAGAAGCACAG gTGGTTGAGTGGTTTTAACTGGGATAGTCTGAAAGTGAGGAAATTAACGTCACCTTTAAAAAGAGAG TTGTCTGGACCGACTGATTACAGCTACTTTGACAGCTATCCACCTGAAGAGGGAACCCCTCCAGATGAACTTTCAGGCTGGGACAAGGATTTCTGA